A stretch of DNA from Hoeflea ulvae:
TATTCCGAAACCGCCTTCGCCGTCCCCGATGGCGATACCGGCAAATGGCGGGTCCGTTATTTCTCGCCAGAATCGGAAGTGCCCTTCTGCGGCCACGCAACCATCGCGCTGGGGGCGGCTCTGGCAAGACACGCCGGCCCCGGCCAGTTCACGCTGCAGCTCAACGATGCCGGCATCACCGTCGAGGCCAGCGCCTCGGGCGAGGGGTACAGCTCTGCGCTGCAATCGCCGCCCACCCGCAGCGCCGCCGCCCGGACAGAGCTGGTCGACAAGGCGCTCGCCCTGTTCGGTTACCGCCCGGACCAGCTTGATCCGGCGCTGCCGCCGGCTAAGATTCACGGTGGCGCCGATCATCTGGTGCTGGCGCTGAAGCATCGCAGCGACCTTGCCGCCATGAGCTATGATCTCGATGCCGGGCGGGCGCTGATGCGGGACCATGGCCTTGTCACCATCATGCTGGTTCATGCGCGCGGCACCACCGAATTTGACGTGCGCAATGCCTTTGCCTCCGGCGGCGTTCTCGAGGACCCGGCCACGGGTGCGGCAGCGGCCGCCTTTGCCGGCTATCTGCGCGATCTCGGCTGGGCGCATGGCAACCGGATCCACATAATCCAGGGCGAGGACATGGGGGCAAGATCCGTTATCGAAGCCCGCTTTGAAGACGAACCCGGCAGCTCGATCCGGGTTTCGGGCGCCACCCGCGACATCGCCTGATCCCTGATCCGCGCTTGGTTGGGCCCGGCCGGTACCGCCGCTGGGCCCGCCCGTCCTTGCCGTGCCTGAGGCAGCGGATGCCGCCATGCGGTCAGACGCCGGCTGGCGGTCGAAAACTCGGGACGGGGTGGAATTGACATTTTGCAGCACTTGCATCAAAACACCGCCACCATGCGCACCACGATCAAAACCAAAACCACGATCTGACCCGTTCCGCCCCATCACTCTCCCCGGGGCGGGAAGAGTGGCGCTTGACCGCTAACAAGGGGAGAGAGGAGCACGGGAACCATGGGTTTCAAAATCGCAATTGTCGGTGCGACAGGCAATGTCGGCCGCGAAATGCTCAACATCTTGTCGGAGCGCGCCTTTCCTGTCAGCGAAGTCGTGGCGCTCGCCTCCAGCCGCTCGGTGGGCACCGAAGTGTCTTTCGGCGACAAGACCCTGAAGGTCAAGAATCTCGAAAACTATGATTTCACCGGCACCGATCTCTGCCTGATGTCGGCCGGCGGCTCGATCAGCAAGACATGGTCCCCCAAGATCGCCGCGCAGGGCTGCATCGTCATCGACAATTCCTCGGCCTGGCGCTACGACGCCGATGTGCCGCTGATCGTGCCGGAAGTGAACCCGGACGCGATTTCCGGCTATACCAAGCGCAACATCATCGCCAATCCGAATTGCTCGACCGCCCAGCTGGTCGTCGCGCTCAAGCCGCTGCATGACCATGCCAAGATCAAGCGCCTGGTGATCTCGACCTACCAGTCGGTTTCCGGCGCCGGCAAGGACGGCATGGACGAGCTGTTCAACCAGACCCGTGCGGTTTTCGTGGCCGACTCGATCGCCACCCACAAATTCACCAAGCGCATCGCCTTCAACGTCATCCCGCATATCGATGACTTCATGGAAGACGGCTACACCAAGGAAGAATGGAAGGTGCTGGCCGAAACCAAGAAGATGCTCGATCCGAAGATCAAGGTCACCTGCACCGCCGTGCGCGTGCCGGTGTTCATCGGTCACTCGGAATCGGTCAATATCGAGTTCGAAAACGAGATCAGCCCGGAAGAGGCCCGCGACATCCTGCGTGATGCGCCGGGTTGCCAGGTCATCGACAAGCATGAGGACGGTGGCTACATCACCCCTTATGAATGTGCAGGCGAAGACGCGACCTTCATCTCCCGCATCCGCGAGGACGCCACCGTTGAAAACGGCCTCAACATCTGGGTGGTCTCGGACAATCTGCGCAAGGGTGCTGCCCTCAACACCATCCAGATCGCCGAACTCCTGGTCAATCGCCGCCTGATCACGCCGCGCCTGGCTGCCTGAACCGCAGACGCTGCATCGGCTCAAGGCCCCGCCATCCGAACCGGTGGCGGGGCCGGTTCATTGGGCCCTACGGGCCGCCCGGCACCGCAAGGCAATCCTGGCGCGCAGGGCCCGCACGGCCGAGCAAGGCCGGCGGATTTCGCCCCGGTGAGGGGTTCACATCATCATCGGAAGCGTGACTTTCCGGCGAGATCGCTGGCAAAGTCCGGCCCGAACCGGTTACACATGCAAGGGTTGGATAACATGAAGCGCAGCACTCAAGGACTGACAGCATGGGGATTTGCGGCACTGATCGCCATCGGCATCAGCGGCCCGGCGCAGGCAGCCCAATGCGGCAATACATCCAGCGGTTTTGGCAGCTGGGTCGAGCAGTTCAAGAAGGAAGCCAGCGGCGCCGGCATCAGCCAGAACACGCTTGACCGGGCGTTCAAGAATGCGCGTTACGCCACCAAGACGATTTCGGCCGACCGCAACCAGAAGAGCTTCAAGCTCTCCTTCGATCAGTTCATGCAGAAGCGCGGCGCGGCCACCATCATTTCCAAGGGCAAGCGGCTGAAGAAGCAGAACGCCGGCATGTTTGACGCCATCGAGAAGAAATATGGCGTGCCCGCCGGTCCGCTGATCGCGATATGGGGCATGGAATCGGGCTTCGGGTCCTTCACCGGCAACCAGCACACGGTCTCAGCCGTTGCCACGCTCGCCTATGATTGCAGACGCTCTGCCTTTTTCACCGAACAGCTCTACTCGCTGCTGCAGCTGATCCAGAAAGGCTGGATTTCACCGGATTTCAAGGGCGCTGCCCATGGTGAAATCGGCCAGACCCAGTTCCTGCCCGGCAATGTGGCGCGCTTTGGCGCCGACGGCGACCGCAATGGCAGCATCAATCTGGGATCATCGGCCGACGCGCTGGCCTCGACCGCGAATTTCCTTCAGGGCCATGGCTGGAGCCGGGGCGGCGGCTATCAGCCGGGCCAGACCAATTACCGGGCGATCCAGGGCTGGAACGCGGCGGGGGTCTACCAGAAGGCGATTGCCAAGATCGGCGCCGAAATCGACGGCTGACCCCGCGCAATCAGGCCGGGCGCCCGGAACCGCGCTATCGTGCGGGTTCCCGGCCAACGCGCTTTCTCGGCACGCCGGAAGCGTCAGAACTCCTCGCAATCATCGGCAACGGTCGTCTGAACGCTGCTGACGATCTTGGTGCCGCGAAATTCGAAGCTTTCGCGTATCAGCATGGCATTGTCAGGAAACTGGTAGCAGACCAGCACGGACGCGGATGTCTGGTCAGCCGGACGGTCTTCCTCGAGCTGCCAGGCAAGATCAGCGGTCTTGACGATATCTTCCCACTCGTCCAGCGCCTCGATGAATTCGGACTTGGTCTGGGTGACCCCGAGATCCTCCAGCGTGATCACCGCATCATCGGCCAGCAGATCGGCAATGGCGATGCGATTGACATCGAAAAGCGCCGTGTACCACCGATCAAGCAGGGCGCTCTGCGCCGACGCTGCCGACACAGGCAGCAGCAGCCCCAGAACCAGTGCTGCAATGACTGATCGAAGCCACATCTTCCGTCCTCCCCAAATGCGCGCACACCGCGCCTGCAGCCTGCCTGAAAGATCACGCAATGCGATCGGTCAGGCCAGGACTGCACCGGGCACATGGAACCGGAGAACAGGCCGCCATGTCAAGCGAGCGGCAGTTCGGGCCTGTAAAAATCACCGCTTTGGGTATCCATCACCCACAATTCGCCGGTCGAAATATCGAACCAGGCACCGTGGATCTGCAGCTTGCCGCGTTCCTCGAGGATCTTGACGCAGGGAAAGGTCCGCAGATTGGCAATCGAGTTGCGGATCGAGATCCGCTCGAGCGCGATCTGGCGCTCCCCGCTGGTCAGGAGCTGACTGTCCTGGATCTGCTGGGCCGCCGGTTTGAGCAGCCGCACCCAATGGCCGATGAAATCGCCCGGAGACAGCGGCGTTGCATCCGGATCGAGCGCCGCCTTGATGCCGCCGCAGCGGCCATGGCCCATCACCACGATCTGGCGGATCTTGAGCGATTGCACCGCGAATTCAAGCGCTGCCGATGTGGCATGGAGATTGTCGTCGGGCTGATAGGGCGGCACCAGATTGGCGACGTTGCGCACCACGAACATCTCGCCGGGACCACAATCGAACACGGTTTCGGGCGCGCTGCGGGAATCGCAGCAGGCAATCACCATGGTATGGGGTTCCTGACCGGTCTCGGCCAACTGGCGATAACGGTTCTTCTCGGCCAGATAGCGGCCGCTCATGAATGTCTGGTAGCCTTCAATAAGGCGGGTCGGGAATGTCGACATGCCCTCGCACATAAACGGCTGAGCCGCGAAGATCAATCAACCTTTGACTGTGAGGCGCTCACCGGCCGCAAATTCCGCATGCGCGAGGCGCTGCCGGCGCACTTTGCTCAAGCCGCTGGCTCAGGACTTGTGGCGATCCGCCGTGGTCCTTATCCGCCGCATGCTGACCATCGCCATCGGCGTGCGCAGGCTCTGGGCATCGGTTTCCAGGGTCAGCTCGTCGGCGCCGCGCCGCGCGGTGCGCGCCAGGATCTCGAACACGGCCCCGGTTGCCATCTGCAGCGCCTTCTCGTCGGCCACGCCTTCCAGCAGGCGGGCCAGAAAGGTGGCCGACATCAGATCGCCCAGACCGTTGGGCGCATCGGGAATGAGCCTGTGTTCGGCCATCATCGTCTGGCTGCCGCTGAACAGCATGTTGCCGGTGCTGCCGGCCATCATCGCGATTGCCGATGTCACCAGCACGCGCGCCGGCCCCAGCGTTTCCGCCGCAGCAATCAGCGATTTCGAATCGGCGATCGGCGCGCCGGACAGCCAGCCGAGTTCGTGCACATTTGGCGTGGCGATATCGGCGATCGGGATGAGCTTCGATGCGATCGCCGCGGCCACCGGCTCGGGCACGTAAAGCCCGCCGGTGTCGCCGATCACCGGGTCACACAGATACAGCGCCTCCGGATTGACCTTCCGCACGGCGCCGACAAGCCGCGCCACGTCTGCCGCCTGCCCGACATCGCCGAGATAGCCGCTGAGCACAGCGCCCACCTCGCCCAGCCAGGGCGCGCCGCACAGATCATCGATCAGCGCGGTGAAATCGTCAGCCGCCGGCACGATCCGGGTGGCGCGGGAATGGCCCGGATGCCAGGGCAGCGTCACCGTCGGAACCGCCCAGACCGGAAAGCCGAGCGTTTCCAGCGCGAACACCGCCGCCCGGTTGCCGACCGAGCCACGCACGACATGGCTCGAGATTACGATCACCGAGGGGCGGATATCCGAATTGCGCTGGCTGTCCGGCGTCATCACAGAAACTGCCCGACCAGAAACCACAACAGCCCGACAAAGGCTGCCAGCGCCAGCCCGCGGGCAATCCGCGTGCCCCAGAGCTCGATCCTGTCGCTCTTGTCTGCATCCTCGGCGGCGAAATGGTCGCGCAGGCCACCGGCCGCCGACTTCAGCACCGGCGTCGCCGAGAGCCCGCCGTCCCGGCCAAGCCGGTCGAGGTCGCGCTTCGCCTTGCGGACAATTTCATCGTCTTTCATGAGCTGGCTCCCGGCTGCCTGGCATCGCAGGTCAGCAAAACAGTCTGGCGTTCATTGTCCGCATATCCGGCTCAACGTGCAAGGCCGTGATACTCCGGATTTGGCCGCATGTCAGTTGCCGATGCCATCCGGTTGGTCATGTTGAAAAACGAAGTCACCGCGGAGATGTCCCAGATGTCCCGGTCGGAAAATCCCGCATCGCGCAACCGCTGGCGATCCGCCTCGACCACGCGCGCCGGGTCCTCGGTGACCAGCACGGCAAAATCGATCATCGCGCGCTGGCGCGGCTCAAGATCCGCAACCCGGTAGTTCATCACCATCTGCTCGCCCAGCGCCGGATCGCCCGACAGCTGCCGCACGGCTGCGCCATGCGCGGTCAGGCAGTAATAGCAGCTGTTGATCGAGGACACCGCGACCGCGATCAGCTCGCGGTCGAGCTTGCTCAGATTGGAGGCGCCGAGCATCAGATCATTGTAGAACGCAACAAAGGCCTCGAGCTTGTCATTGTTGAATGCATAGGCCTTGAGCACATTCGGCACCATGCCCAGTTTTTCGTCACATTTGGCGAAATAGGCCTCCATCACCGGGCTCAAGGGCGATTCCGGCGCCAATTCCAGCGCGGTTGCGGCTTCCGGCGCGTTTTCATCCGCCATTTTCATGATTCGTCTCCCAACCGTTTCGCGTTTCATCTCGCATTGCCTGATACTTCTGCTAGGTTCGGTGTGGATATCAAGTGCTGGAGGGACGGAAATGGCTGCCAAGACCAAACGCAGGTCGGATTCTCTGCTTGCGGAAGCCGCATCAATCGCTTCCAAGGGCAAGAAACCCTTCGTCAAGCCCGAGGTCCTGTTCTCCCGCGTCAGCATGGACGATCTGCGGCTTTTCCCGGCCGAAAGCCTTGCCGCATTCGCAGTCCTTGCCGAAACCGAGATCCGCGCCTGGGACGGCAAGACCTCGCGGCTGAGCCTGGTCAATGAGGACCGGGCCACCACCGATGGCCACGATGTCTCGGTGCTGACGATTACCACGCGCAACAAGCCGTTCCTCTATGATTCGGTGATGGGTGAACTCACCTCCGACGTGCGCGACATCTTCATGGCGCTGCACCCGATCCTGGTCGTGTCGGGCAAGGCGCCTGCGGTGCTGTATTCGCATGGCGACGAAAGCGAACCTTCGCAGCGTGTCTCCCATATCCAGATCCACATGCCGCGGCTCGACGAGGCCGCCGCCAAGGACCTGACTGCCCGCATCCGCCACGTGCTTGATCAGGTCAAGGCTGCGGTGTCGGACTGGAAATCCATGCTGGCGATGCTCGATCACAGCGCCGCCGACCTGG
This window harbors:
- a CDS encoding PhzF family phenazine biosynthesis protein, giving the protein MNVQRIAAFADGGRGGNPAGIVLAERFPAEADMRRIAAEVGYSETAFAVPDGDTGKWRVRYFSPESEVPFCGHATIALGAALARHAGPGQFTLQLNDAGITVEASASGEGYSSALQSPPTRSAAARTELVDKALALFGYRPDQLDPALPPAKIHGGADHLVLALKHRSDLAAMSYDLDAGRALMRDHGLVTIMLVHARGTTEFDVRNAFASGGVLEDPATGAAAAAFAGYLRDLGWAHGNRIHIIQGEDMGARSVIEARFEDEPGSSIRVSGATRDIA
- a CDS encoding aspartate-semialdehyde dehydrogenase translates to MGFKIAIVGATGNVGREMLNILSERAFPVSEVVALASSRSVGTEVSFGDKTLKVKNLENYDFTGTDLCLMSAGGSISKTWSPKIAAQGCIVIDNSSAWRYDADVPLIVPEVNPDAISGYTKRNIIANPNCSTAQLVVALKPLHDHAKIKRLVISTYQSVSGAGKDGMDELFNQTRAVFVADSIATHKFTKRIAFNVIPHIDDFMEDGYTKEEWKVLAETKKMLDPKIKVTCTAVRVPVFIGHSESVNIEFENEISPEEARDILRDAPGCQVIDKHEDGGYITPYECAGEDATFISRIREDATVENGLNIWVVSDNLRKGAALNTIQIAELLVNRRLITPRLAA
- a CDS encoding lytic murein transglycosylase, with translation MKRSTQGLTAWGFAALIAIGISGPAQAAQCGNTSSGFGSWVEQFKKEASGAGISQNTLDRAFKNARYATKTISADRNQKSFKLSFDQFMQKRGAATIISKGKRLKKQNAGMFDAIEKKYGVPAGPLIAIWGMESGFGSFTGNQHTVSAVATLAYDCRRSAFFTEQLYSLLQLIQKGWISPDFKGAAHGEIGQTQFLPGNVARFGADGDRNGSINLGSSADALASTANFLQGHGWSRGGGYQPGQTNYRAIQGWNAAGVYQKAIAKIGAEIDG
- a CDS encoding nuclear transport factor 2 family protein, with the translated sequence MWLRSVIAALVLGLLLPVSAASAQSALLDRWYTALFDVNRIAIADLLADDAVITLEDLGVTQTKSEFIEALDEWEDIVKTADLAWQLEEDRPADQTSASVLVCYQFPDNAMLIRESFEFRGTKIVSSVQTTVADDCEEF
- a CDS encoding carbonic anhydrase → MSTFPTRLIEGYQTFMSGRYLAEKNRYRQLAETGQEPHTMVIACCDSRSAPETVFDCGPGEMFVVRNVANLVPPYQPDDNLHATSAALEFAVQSLKIRQIVVMGHGRCGGIKAALDPDATPLSPGDFIGHWVRLLKPAAQQIQDSQLLTSGERQIALERISIRNSIANLRTFPCVKILEERGKLQIHGAWFDISTGELWVMDTQSGDFYRPELPLA
- the pdxY gene encoding pyridoxal kinase PdxY, which translates into the protein MTPDSQRNSDIRPSVIVISSHVVRGSVGNRAAVFALETLGFPVWAVPTVTLPWHPGHSRATRIVPAADDFTALIDDLCGAPWLGEVGAVLSGYLGDVGQAADVARLVGAVRKVNPEALYLCDPVIGDTGGLYVPEPVAAAIASKLIPIADIATPNVHELGWLSGAPIADSKSLIAAAETLGPARVLVTSAIAMMAGSTGNMLFSGSQTMMAEHRLIPDAPNGLGDLMSATFLARLLEGVADEKALQMATGAVFEILARTARRGADELTLETDAQSLRTPMAMVSMRRIRTTADRHKS
- a CDS encoding peroxidase-related enzyme (This protein belongs to a clade of uncharacterized proteins related to peroxidases such as the alkylhydroperoxidase AhpD.), with the translated sequence MKMADENAPEAATALELAPESPLSPVMEAYFAKCDEKLGMVPNVLKAYAFNNDKLEAFVAFYNDLMLGASNLSKLDRELIAVAVSSINSCYYCLTAHGAAVRQLSGDPALGEQMVMNYRVADLEPRQRAMIDFAVLVTEDPARVVEADRQRLRDAGFSDRDIWDISAVTSFFNMTNRMASATDMRPNPEYHGLAR